A stretch of the Streptosporangium sp. NBC_01755 genome encodes the following:
- a CDS encoding AMP-binding protein, with protein sequence MRPEIGRDGLTVSHLLWRMGHLFSGKKYWTVDDRQNMVCRTYGDLLAMSAQYAAVLTQAAPQPGACIATLAWNHDRHLGVILATSAVGDVVVPLNPRSSVEHLHHVLAKVPISVLVFDADLAELAHSLRAHAGGEMTLLRSGAAAPDCDCPGLDELATSQPTSFDWPTLDENQPMLVSYTSGTTGMPKGVVYSHRSQMLHAMMALGADTLGVREADVVLPAAAFFHANSQGLPYASLLAGASMVLPGRRAGDGPFLAELVESYKVTCFGAVPTVVHRVAEALRSAGTPTPLAGTRMISGGSAVDRALVDRVADLGGQMIQVWGMTETSPIAAVSRPRSWLDPESSRHSQSAQGVPVAGVEFELRDLETREPVEWNGRSTGELNCRGPWIINDYLWGAWQGESHDWLGTGDVASIDESGYMRIVDRLKDLVKSGGEWIATRRLEEAILQVDGVTECAVVGIPHPEWGERPVAYVVARESADVESLGARIRSALVGSVPKFWLPDDVRVLERLPRTPNEKIDKMALRRATDVPPADRTTGSADGQVAPTTS encoded by the coding sequence ATGCGGCCAGAGATCGGGCGCGACGGTCTGACGGTCAGTCATCTTCTGTGGCGAATGGGTCACCTCTTTTCCGGAAAGAAGTACTGGACGGTCGACGACCGCCAGAACATGGTTTGCCGGACCTACGGTGACCTGCTCGCGATGAGCGCACAGTACGCCGCCGTGCTCACTCAGGCAGCACCGCAGCCGGGTGCCTGTATCGCCACCCTCGCCTGGAACCACGATCGCCACTTGGGCGTCATTCTCGCCACGTCGGCCGTCGGCGACGTCGTCGTCCCATTGAATCCCCGCTCCTCCGTGGAGCACCTGCACCACGTGCTCGCGAAGGTTCCGATCAGCGTGCTGGTGTTCGACGCCGACCTGGCCGAGCTCGCGCACTCGCTGCGAGCACACGCCGGCGGCGAGATGACGCTGCTCCGGTCGGGCGCCGCGGCACCGGACTGCGACTGTCCCGGGCTCGACGAGCTCGCCACGTCCCAGCCGACCTCCTTCGACTGGCCGACGCTGGACGAGAACCAGCCGATGCTTGTCTCCTACACCTCCGGAACGACGGGCATGCCGAAGGGGGTGGTCTACAGCCACCGTTCCCAGATGCTGCACGCGATGATGGCGTTGGGAGCGGACACCCTCGGTGTGCGCGAGGCCGACGTCGTCCTGCCCGCCGCCGCGTTCTTCCACGCCAACAGCCAGGGGCTGCCGTACGCCTCGCTGCTCGCCGGCGCCTCGATGGTTCTGCCGGGGCGCAGGGCGGGCGACGGACCGTTCCTCGCGGAGCTCGTGGAGTCCTACAAGGTCACCTGCTTCGGCGCGGTCCCCACGGTGGTTCACCGGGTCGCCGAGGCACTGAGGTCCGCCGGGACGCCGACTCCGCTGGCCGGCACTCGGATGATCTCAGGCGGTTCCGCGGTGGATCGCGCTCTCGTGGATCGCGTCGCCGACCTCGGCGGGCAGATGATCCAGGTCTGGGGCATGACCGAGACCTCCCCGATCGCCGCGGTCTCCCGTCCGCGCAGCTGGCTCGACCCCGAGTCCAGCCGCCACTCCCAGAGCGCTCAGGGCGTTCCGGTGGCCGGTGTCGAGTTCGAGCTCCGGGACCTGGAGACCCGGGAACCGGTCGAGTGGAACGGCCGGTCGACGGGCGAACTGAACTGCCGCGGCCCATGGATCATCAACGACTATCTGTGGGGGGCCTGGCAGGGGGAGTCGCATGACTGGCTCGGCACGGGCGACGTCGCCTCGATCGACGAGTCTGGATACATGCGGATCGTCGATCGACTCAAGGACCTCGTGAAGTCCGGCGGCGAATGGATCGCGACGCGCCGGCTCGAAGAGGCGATCCTTCAGGTGGACGGCGTGACGGAGTGCGCCGTCGTCGGCATCCCCCATCCCGAATGGGGCGAACGGCCGGTCGCGTACGTGGTGGCACGGGAGTCCGCCGATGTGGAATCGCTGGGTGCGCGGATCCGAAGCGCGCTCGTCGGCTCCGTACCCAAGTTCTGGCTGCCCGACGACGTCCGAGTCCTCGAACGGCTTCCCCGCACGCCGAACGAGAAGATCGACAAGATGGCACTTCGTCGTGCCACGGATGTCCCGCCCGCCGACCGGACCACGGGATCGGCGGATGGGCAGGTGGCGCCGACCACCTCCTGA
- a CDS encoding enoyl-CoA hydratase-related protein, translated as MADFEFLDVTCREEVATVLMRRPPVNAVHGEMYREIKEVFSRIEEYAPEARVVILTGEGRHFCGGNDLEEFRTMTPQNSRPRMQAVREAFWAIYDSTLPVIAAVQGVAVGTGVALAASADLVVAAQGAKFSLPEIQVGAMGGAKHLSRLVPQGVVRRMHFTADMVPAEELVQYGGIVSVVPVERLQEEAFDLARRIARHSPVAIRAAKRSLNQIEYMDLKSGYQFEQGLTGELAGTHDAKEAVAAFFERREPQYIGE; from the coding sequence ATGGCCGACTTTGAGTTCTTGGACGTGACGTGCCGGGAGGAGGTGGCCACCGTCCTGATGCGGCGACCGCCGGTCAACGCCGTGCATGGGGAGATGTACCGCGAGATCAAGGAGGTGTTCTCCCGGATCGAGGAGTACGCGCCGGAGGCTCGCGTGGTCATCCTGACGGGTGAGGGCCGGCACTTCTGCGGCGGCAACGATCTCGAAGAGTTCCGCACCATGACGCCGCAGAACTCACGGCCCCGGATGCAGGCCGTGCGGGAGGCGTTCTGGGCCATCTACGACTCGACGCTCCCGGTCATCGCCGCCGTCCAGGGCGTAGCCGTCGGAACCGGTGTCGCGCTCGCGGCCTCGGCCGACCTCGTGGTGGCCGCGCAGGGCGCGAAGTTCAGCCTGCCGGAGATCCAGGTCGGTGCGATGGGCGGCGCGAAGCACCTGTCCCGGCTGGTCCCGCAGGGTGTCGTGCGCCGGATGCACTTCACCGCGGACATGGTGCCCGCCGAGGAGCTGGTGCAGTACGGCGGCATCGTGAGCGTGGTGCCGGTGGAGCGGTTGCAGGAGGAGGCCTTCGACCTCGCCCGGCGGATCGCCCGGCACAGCCCGGTCGCGATCCGGGCCGCCAAGCGGAGCCTCAACCAGATCGAGTACATGGACCTCAAGTCCGGGTACCAGTTCGAGCAGGGGCTCACCGGTGAGCTGGCCGGGACCCACGACGCGAAGGAGGCGGTCGCAGCGTTCTTCGAGCGCCGCGAGCCCCAGTACATCGGCGAGTGA
- a CDS encoding IclR family transcriptional regulator, which produces MSGINQPIEALARGLRVLEALSRSSGSMGNGQIARVTNLPPSTVSRLTDSLVRLGYLQMDSTSGAYSLTAKNLQLGYPVLANISILGRSQRVLNTLSADTGLTSALAIRDGLYLATVATVRGRHPHSVSLAVGGRLPLAISASGIALISGLEEPHKTRLVKEIRADLQARGRNVSDFDSQLKACEETTVAVSRGAWHDDIGGMAMLIRSGGQPYALGVAFRSNGTSAELGKLPVQALRRAAEELAD; this is translated from the coding sequence ATGAGCGGCATCAACCAACCCATCGAGGCGCTCGCCCGTGGACTTCGGGTGCTTGAAGCCCTCTCCAGGTCTTCCGGAAGCATGGGCAACGGCCAAATCGCCCGTGTGACCAATCTGCCGCCCTCCACGGTGTCCCGCTTGACCGACAGCCTCGTGCGTCTCGGTTACCTGCAGATGGATTCCACCTCCGGGGCCTACAGTCTGACGGCGAAGAATCTCCAGCTGGGATATCCGGTTCTCGCGAACATCTCGATTCTCGGCCGGAGCCAGCGGGTCCTCAACACGCTCAGTGCGGACACCGGTCTCACCTCCGCGTTGGCGATCAGGGACGGCCTGTACCTCGCGACCGTCGCCACGGTACGCGGCAGACACCCGCACTCGGTCAGCCTGGCGGTCGGTGGACGACTCCCGCTCGCTATCTCCGCGTCCGGCATCGCTCTCATATCCGGGCTGGAGGAGCCGCACAAGACCAGGCTGGTGAAGGAGATCCGCGCCGATCTCCAGGCACGCGGCAGGAACGTGAGCGACTTCGACAGCCAGCTCAAGGCATGTGAGGAGACGACGGTGGCCGTCAGCCGGGGTGCCTGGCACGACGACATCGGCGGCATGGCGATGCTGATACGCAGCGGCGGCCAACCGTACGCGTTGGGAGTCGCCTTCAGGTCCAACGGCACTTCCGCCGAGCTCGGCAAGCTTCCTGTGCAAGCCCTCCGACGAGCCGCGGAGGAGCTTGCCGACTGA
- a CDS encoding TRAP transporter substrate-binding protein — translation MLVLSACGGGGGQAKGGAGETITIKLATPTAGSHHWSKNALLPWQKLVEEKTNGRVKVQLYEGGTLGTFNSVLTDLQGGLYDVGMVVPSYFMNSKMYPLSILTLAFAYPDPATGGKIGAEFFQKNADKVKIDGVRNLGVAVSDSYVFFSTKPIKTLTDIKGMKIRAQGAADAEIVKAWGGVPVNVPVQESYEALQKGVVEVSPYSSVGALGLKIHEVAPYLLDTKAWGTVTVPAMSEKFHASLPDDLKKVFDQELGPKLAELMQQSYIKEEDAARQQLPELLKKNGGDWLSVSSADLAQFKAGSQSQWDVWIKDANSKGYDGQGLVRSYLELMSAAGAEPPVKG, via the coding sequence ATGCTGGTGCTCAGTGCGTGTGGTGGTGGTGGCGGCCAGGCCAAGGGCGGTGCCGGCGAAACCATCACGATTAAGCTGGCCACCCCCACCGCCGGGTCGCACCACTGGTCGAAGAACGCCCTTCTGCCGTGGCAGAAGCTCGTTGAGGAGAAGACCAACGGCCGGGTCAAGGTGCAGCTGTACGAGGGCGGCACGCTTGGAACGTTCAACTCGGTCCTGACCGACCTGCAGGGTGGTCTCTACGACGTCGGCATGGTGGTTCCCAGCTACTTCATGAACTCGAAGATGTACCCGCTGAGCATCCTGACGCTCGCGTTCGCGTACCCCGATCCGGCCACGGGCGGCAAGATCGGCGCCGAGTTCTTCCAGAAGAATGCCGACAAGGTCAAGATCGACGGTGTCCGCAACCTGGGCGTCGCGGTCTCCGACAGCTACGTGTTCTTCTCGACGAAGCCGATCAAGACCCTCACCGATATCAAGGGCATGAAGATCAGAGCCCAGGGCGCGGCGGACGCCGAGATCGTCAAGGCATGGGGGGGCGTGCCGGTCAACGTCCCCGTCCAGGAGAGCTACGAGGCGCTGCAGAAGGGTGTCGTCGAGGTCTCCCCGTACAGCTCCGTCGGTGCGCTCGGTCTCAAGATCCATGAGGTAGCGCCGTATTTGCTCGACACGAAGGCGTGGGGCACCGTCACCGTGCCGGCGATGAGCGAGAAGTTCCACGCCTCGCTGCCGGATGACCTGAAGAAGGTATTCGACCAGGAGCTCGGTCCGAAGCTCGCCGAGCTGATGCAGCAGTCCTACATCAAGGAGGAGGACGCCGCACGGCAGCAGCTCCCCGAACTGCTGAAGAAGAACGGTGGCGACTGGCTGAGTGTCAGCAGCGCCGACCTGGCCCAGTTCAAGGCGGGATCCCAGAGTCAGTGGGACGTCTGGATCAAGGACGCCAACAGCAAGGGCTACGACGGTCAAGGTCTTGTGCGCTCATACCTCGAGCTGATGTCGGCAGCGGGCGCCGAGCCGCCCGTCAAGGGCTGA
- a CDS encoding TRAP transporter small permease subunit produces the protein MLRTSIEALNRIMGWIAFAAAVLLMVITVVGVASRWVGLPLLGVDELIAHTMVVLIAFSLAYTQSKRSHISVDLIVERLPARVQAVFNTVGSLLITGMAFTIAWIYAQENLVKDGSASISTGLLNIPALPFKVVLALGFASWSLTALVQLLDLRAVPAHGAERGPDADVEASH, from the coding sequence ATGCTCCGGACAAGTATCGAGGCATTGAATCGAATTATGGGGTGGATCGCCTTCGCCGCGGCGGTCCTCCTGATGGTGATCACGGTCGTCGGCGTGGCCTCCCGCTGGGTTGGGCTTCCGCTGCTCGGGGTCGACGAACTCATCGCGCACACCATGGTCGTCCTGATCGCGTTCTCGCTGGCCTACACCCAGTCCAAGCGCTCCCACATCTCGGTCGATCTCATCGTGGAACGCCTGCCGGCCCGGGTGCAGGCCGTTTTCAACACGGTCGGCAGTCTGCTCATCACGGGCATGGCGTTCACCATCGCCTGGATCTATGCGCAGGAGAACCTGGTCAAGGACGGCTCGGCCTCCATCTCCACGGGCCTGCTGAACATCCCGGCACTGCCGTTCAAGGTCGTTCTCGCGCTGGGATTCGCATCGTGGAGCCTGACCGCGCTGGTCCAATTGCTTGACCTACGGGCGGTGCCGGCGCATGGCGCGGAACGCGGGCCCGACGCTGACGTGGAGGCGAGTCACTGA
- a CDS encoding TRAP transporter large permease codes for MPLEIIGAVVLIAMLLLMLARVPVAVSMAIPAMIGIYYLSGWEVLSAAVNSIVWQHTLSYSLVTIPMFLLMGEILHVSGITGELYQAFRVWTGRMRGGLAVASIAASAGLAAASGSSIATTATMGTVSSKEMLNAGYDKGLAGGAIVAGGGLGILIPPSTVLVIYATLTEQSIGKLLIAGILPGIMLTLLFILTVVISVGFNPRLAPAGQPSSWSERLSSLKYVIWVLVLFAVVTGGMYSGLFSPTEAASFGALAATVIVALRRSIGWKQFLTAVTSTVKTVGFVFAIIIAGFILNYFLAITRLPITISEYIGGQTFPPVLLAAALLLMYMLLGCVMDALAMLVVTLPIVFPIVLAMGWDPIWFGIVMVIVIEMGMITPPIGMNCFVLHGVAPELGLNRIFAGAIRFVIPMLIALILLYAFPQIALFLPGKM; via the coding sequence ATGCCGTTGGAAATTATCGGCGCCGTGGTCCTGATCGCGATGCTGCTGCTGATGCTGGCGCGCGTACCGGTGGCCGTCTCCATGGCGATTCCCGCCATGATCGGGATCTACTATCTCTCCGGTTGGGAGGTGTTGTCGGCCGCGGTCAACTCCATCGTCTGGCAGCACACCCTCAGCTACTCGCTGGTGACCATTCCCATGTTCCTGCTCATGGGCGAGATACTGCACGTCTCCGGCATCACCGGCGAGCTCTACCAGGCATTTCGGGTCTGGACCGGGCGGATGCGGGGTGGACTGGCGGTGGCATCGATCGCGGCGTCCGCCGGGCTCGCCGCCGCCTCGGGATCGAGCATCGCCACGACCGCGACCATGGGCACCGTCTCCTCGAAGGAGATGCTCAACGCCGGTTACGACAAGGGCCTCGCCGGTGGGGCCATCGTCGCCGGGGGCGGCCTGGGGATCCTCATTCCCCCGAGCACGGTGCTGGTCATCTACGCGACGCTCACCGAGCAGTCCATCGGCAAGCTTCTCATCGCGGGCATCCTCCCCGGCATCATGCTGACCTTGCTCTTCATTCTCACGGTGGTGATCAGCGTCGGGTTCAACCCGCGGCTCGCGCCCGCCGGTCAGCCTAGTTCGTGGTCGGAGCGTCTGAGCTCGCTGAAGTACGTCATCTGGGTGCTGGTTCTCTTCGCCGTGGTGACCGGTGGAATGTACTCTGGCCTGTTCAGCCCGACCGAAGCCGCGTCGTTCGGGGCGCTCGCGGCGACCGTGATCGTCGCCCTGCGCAGGTCGATCGGCTGGAAGCAGTTTCTGACCGCGGTCACGAGCACCGTCAAGACGGTCGGGTTCGTCTTCGCGATCATCATCGCCGGCTTCATCCTGAACTACTTCCTCGCCATCACCAGGCTGCCCATCACGATCTCGGAGTACATCGGCGGCCAGACATTTCCGCCGGTGCTGCTCGCGGCCGCGCTGCTGCTCATGTACATGTTGCTGGGGTGCGTGATGGACGCCCTCGCCATGCTGGTCGTCACCCTCCCCATCGTCTTCCCGATCGTGCTCGCGATGGGATGGGATCCGATCTGGTTCGGCATCGTGATGGTCATCGTGATCGAGATGGGGATGATCACACCGCCGATCGGAATGAACTGCTTCGTCCTTCATGGCGTGGCCCCCGAGCTGGGCCTGAATCGGATCTTCGCCGGCGCGATTCGGTTCGTCATCCCGATGTTGATCGCGCTGATTCTGCTCTACGCCTTCCCCCAGATCGCGCTGTTCCTGCCAGGAAAGATGTAG
- a CDS encoding FAS1-like dehydratase domain-containing protein codes for MDVEDVSSRLLAAAAPHLNNPGPRRWSPRPIEVSAVWNFCEAVEDGNPVYWDHERATSSRFGRMIAPPQALWALSMRNWWLPEYFRDRDDLVGLGNDSIPSMIARQIVQDFGFNTATNVTRSEEYLEPFGPGDGRLGQSETLVGLSGVKRTRVGMGVFLNTEIEFVTEKDDRLVARAHNTLLMYQPFAAEEA; via the coding sequence ATGGATGTCGAAGACGTGAGCAGCCGCCTCCTCGCGGCGGCGGCTCCGCACCTGAACAACCCCGGCCCTCGTCGCTGGTCCCCCCGGCCGATCGAAGTGTCGGCGGTGTGGAACTTCTGCGAAGCGGTGGAGGACGGGAATCCGGTCTACTGGGACCACGAGCGCGCGACCAGTTCGCGGTTCGGGCGGATGATCGCCCCGCCGCAGGCGCTCTGGGCGCTGAGCATGCGCAACTGGTGGCTGCCGGAGTACTTCCGTGACCGGGATGACCTCGTCGGACTGGGAAACGACAGCATCCCCTCAATGATCGCACGGCAGATCGTCCAGGACTTCGGCTTCAACACGGCGACGAACGTGACACGCAGTGAGGAGTACCTTGAGCCGTTCGGCCCCGGAGACGGTCGGCTCGGGCAGTCCGAGACTCTCGTCGGCCTGAGCGGGGTGAAACGCACCCGGGTGGGCATGGGCGTTTTTCTCAACACGGAGATCGAGTTCGTCACGGAGAAGGACGACCGCCTGGTGGCCCGCGCCCACAACACCTTGTTGATGTACCAGCCGTTCGCCGCTGAGGAGGCCTGA
- a CDS encoding MaoC/PaaZ C-terminal domain-containing protein produces MVRAEAVSHAEIPDGMELAPLRIAVTATTLAKDVAGTRDLYPIHHDHEFAKAAGARNIFLNTMWYQGVLGRYATDWGGPESFVRRLSFEMRATNCPGDTLTVRGTVVGTSVTDDETLVNLDVRIDNQLQQDTVTARLTLGLPRPAQ; encoded by the coding sequence ATGGTGCGAGCCGAAGCGGTTTCACACGCGGAGATACCGGACGGGATGGAGCTTGCTCCGCTGCGGATCGCGGTGACCGCCACCACGTTGGCGAAGGACGTGGCCGGGACCCGGGACCTGTACCCGATTCATCATGACCACGAGTTCGCCAAGGCGGCGGGCGCTCGGAACATCTTCCTCAACACGATGTGGTACCAAGGCGTCCTCGGCCGCTACGCGACCGACTGGGGCGGCCCCGAGTCGTTCGTCCGGCGGTTGTCATTCGAGATGCGGGCCACGAACTGTCCGGGTGACACCCTCACCGTGCGCGGCACGGTCGTAGGCACCTCGGTCACCGATGACGAGACGCTGGTGAACCTCGACGTTCGCATCGACAACCAGTTGCAGCAGGACACGGTGACGGCGCGGCTGACGCTTGGGCTGCCGCGGCCCGCGCAGTGA
- a CDS encoding acyl-CoA dehydrogenase family protein: MFLSYTDEQLELQRELDGYFGDLLTPQVRAGLRAEPRCGPTTRRLRRRLGRDGWLGVSWPPEFGGRGMSVLAEQVVFDAGYRAGVPLPFLGLKTVGPTLMAFGSADQKALYLPAIVAGEVEWAIGYSEPEAGSDLAALTTRAVRDGDEYVINGSKIFTTGADTADHIWLAARTGPVEARHRNLSVFIVPTGSPGFSATPLPVMTDKHTAFSFYENVRVPVANLVGAENDGWKIITSQLNRERAGIAARSGSWSQQAFDDVVTWAREHTTPSGRRIIDLPSARMPLARAWTLVEAMKLSTWRVTAALAEGTLTAAESSAAKVLATEAHQEVARLLLEVMGPAGALKAGSPGAELQGRVEQEYRTAVLYTFGGGNNEIQREIIAWTGLNLPRGTR, from the coding sequence GTGTTTCTCAGCTACACCGACGAGCAACTCGAGCTTCAACGCGAGCTGGACGGCTACTTCGGCGACCTGCTCACCCCGCAGGTGCGGGCCGGCCTGCGGGCCGAGCCACGATGCGGGCCGACGACGCGGCGGCTACGGCGGCGGCTGGGTCGGGACGGCTGGCTGGGCGTGAGCTGGCCACCCGAGTTCGGCGGGCGCGGCATGTCCGTCCTCGCCGAGCAGGTCGTCTTCGACGCGGGCTACCGGGCGGGCGTCCCGCTGCCGTTCCTCGGGCTGAAGACGGTCGGCCCCACCCTGATGGCGTTCGGCTCCGCCGATCAGAAGGCGCTCTACCTTCCGGCGATCGTCGCCGGGGAGGTCGAATGGGCGATCGGATACTCCGAACCCGAGGCCGGCAGCGACCTCGCCGCGCTGACGACCCGAGCGGTGCGCGACGGCGACGAGTACGTCATCAACGGCAGCAAGATCTTCACGACGGGCGCGGACACGGCGGACCACATCTGGCTGGCGGCTCGGACCGGGCCGGTCGAGGCGCGGCATCGCAATCTCTCGGTGTTCATCGTGCCCACCGGTAGTCCGGGTTTCAGCGCCACGCCGCTGCCGGTCATGACCGACAAGCACACCGCGTTCAGTTTCTACGAGAACGTGCGGGTGCCGGTGGCGAACCTGGTCGGCGCCGAGAACGACGGATGGAAGATCATTACGAGCCAGCTCAACCGAGAGCGGGCCGGAATCGCGGCTCGATCCGGGAGCTGGTCGCAGCAGGCGTTCGACGATGTCGTCACCTGGGCCCGCGAGCACACCACACCCTCGGGGCGCCGGATCATCGATCTGCCGTCGGCTCGGATGCCGCTGGCTCGGGCCTGGACCCTCGTCGAGGCGATGAAGCTGTCGACCTGGCGGGTCACCGCCGCCCTGGCTGAGGGAACGCTGACGGCGGCCGAGTCATCCGCCGCGAAGGTCCTCGCGACAGAGGCACATCAGGAGGTCGCCCGGCTGCTGCTCGAGGTCATGGGGCCGGCGGGCGCGCTCAAGGCCGGGTCACCCGGGGCCGAGCTGCAGGGGCGGGTCGAGCAGGAGTACCGCACGGCTGTCCTGTACACCTTCGGCGGCGGGAACAACGAGATTCAACGAGAGATCATCGCATGGACCGGGCTCAACCTACCTCGGGGGACGAGATGA
- a CDS encoding Zn-ribbon domain-containing OB-fold protein — translation MIDQENEFFWEGVKLGELRVQQCDACRCLIHPPLPHCASCGSFDLGHRSVSGRGTVYSHATVHRPLVPPFTEPYSVVVVELAEGVRLVSQLVGVPPGDVAIGLPVEVEFTEVEEGLTLPLFRPIHGESG, via the coding sequence TTGATCGACCAGGAGAACGAATTCTTCTGGGAAGGCGTCAAGCTGGGCGAGCTGCGCGTGCAGCAATGCGACGCATGCCGGTGCCTCATCCACCCGCCCCTTCCGCACTGCGCCTCGTGCGGGTCGTTCGATCTGGGACACCGCAGCGTCTCGGGGCGCGGAACCGTTTACAGCCATGCGACCGTTCACCGGCCGCTGGTGCCACCGTTCACCGAACCATATTCGGTCGTCGTGGTCGAGTTGGCGGAGGGAGTCCGGTTGGTGTCTCAGCTCGTCGGCGTCCCGCCGGGCGACGTCGCCATCGGACTTCCGGTGGAGGTCGAGTTCACAGAGGTGGAAGAGGGGCTCACGCTGCCGCTCTTCCGCCCGATTCACGGTGAGAGCGGTTGA
- a CDS encoding acyl-CoA dehydrogenase family protein, translated as MDFSLSEEQRAIHSAAESIFGPRSAASAGHQAPPGPAESFDSEAWADMARADLLGIAVGEEFGGSGLGLLEACALLRAQGNHLIRVPAGPALAVAAPAIERFGSGALRESVLARVVTGDCILSTALVEAGAHDPSDVGVSARPGPAGTWLVTGEKICVPYAGLAERILTPVRTPDSGIAVAAIDPGAAGVRLTPQQATHDEPVYQVRFDDAVIGEGDILGRGAEERAEAFSWVLQRSTVAVCALQLGVAEQILAMTTSHVCERRQFGRRLGAFQGVALRLADAYLAVECIRNSMWQAAWALSDGRDAAQAVRLAKYWAAESGQKLAVIGQHLHGGVGVDIEYPLHRYTLWAKSQELSLGSAHPMLDQIGRHLADAGTAAVGPSPGDPYRPSGVEPAEMS; from the coding sequence ATGGACTTCAGTCTGAGTGAGGAACAGCGGGCGATCCATTCGGCCGCGGAAAGCATCTTCGGTCCCCGCTCCGCCGCCTCGGCCGGCCACCAGGCGCCTCCCGGCCCGGCCGAGTCGTTCGACTCCGAGGCCTGGGCCGACATGGCGAGGGCCGACCTGCTCGGTATCGCGGTCGGCGAGGAGTTCGGTGGATCCGGCCTCGGTCTTCTCGAGGCGTGCGCCCTGCTGCGGGCGCAGGGTAACCACCTGATCCGGGTTCCCGCCGGTCCGGCCCTGGCCGTCGCGGCGCCCGCGATCGAACGGTTCGGATCCGGCGCCCTGCGCGAGTCGGTCCTGGCCCGAGTGGTGACGGGTGACTGCATCCTGTCCACCGCACTTGTCGAAGCCGGGGCGCACGATCCATCCGACGTCGGAGTGTCGGCGCGGCCCGGCCCGGCGGGGACCTGGCTGGTCACCGGTGAAAAGATCTGCGTACCGTACGCCGGGCTCGCGGAGCGCATCCTGACCCCGGTCCGCACCCCGGATTCCGGGATCGCCGTCGCCGCCATCGATCCCGGCGCGGCCGGTGTCCGGTTGACGCCGCAGCAGGCGACCCACGACGAGCCGGTGTACCAGGTCCGCTTCGACGACGCGGTGATCGGTGAGGGCGACATACTCGGGCGCGGGGCGGAGGAACGCGCGGAGGCGTTCAGCTGGGTCCTCCAGCGATCCACGGTCGCGGTCTGCGCGCTGCAGCTCGGAGTAGCGGAGCAGATCCTGGCGATGACCACTTCCCACGTCTGTGAGCGGCGACAGTTCGGACGCCGGCTCGGCGCCTTCCAAGGGGTCGCGCTGCGCCTGGCCGACGCCTATCTCGCGGTGGAGTGCATCCGGAACAGCATGTGGCAGGCCGCCTGGGCGTTGTCGGACGGACGCGATGCCGCGCAGGCCGTCAGGCTGGCCAAGTACTGGGCCGCCGAGTCCGGCCAGAAGCTCGCGGTGATCGGGCAGCACCTGCACGGTGGGGTCGGTGTCGACATCGAGTATCCGTTGCACCGCTACACCCTCTGGGCGAAGTCGCAGGAACTCAGCCTCGGCTCGGCCCACCCGATGTTGGACCAGATCGGACGCCACCTGGCCGACGCCGGCACAGCGGCGGTGGGGCCCAGCCCCGGCGACCCGTACCGGCCGAGCGGTGTCGAACCGGCGGAGATGAGCTGA